In Candidatus Firestonebacteria bacterium RIFOXYD2_FULL_39_29, a genomic segment contains:
- a CDS encoding riboflavin biosynthesis protein RibF, translating to MRITSLKHLPNIQASVVTLGVFDGVHLAHRKIIKKTIAEAKHLKAKSIVITFEKHPKKTTHKKAPLILTTTTKKIDLIRKLGVDILVLVDFNKKFASIPARSFIENILVRKLKVRKVVVGHDYGFGKGKEGNAKLLKNEGKRFGFKTLVTAPVLINNKIISSTRIRSAVRSGDISTAKKYLGRDYSVIGKVEQGKKLGRTFGFPTANLNCFNEVVPKEGVYAVRIRMNGKNYKGACSITSPTFDRPDKPAKPEVFIFNFKKNIYNKVMEVYFIKKIRGSRKFNNIPALVKQINRDIAVIKKLIK from the coding sequence TCTGTCGTGACCTTGGGTGTTTTTGACGGGGTTCACCTTGCCCACCGAAAGATAATAAAAAAAACTATAGCTGAAGCAAAACACCTTAAGGCAAAGAGCATTGTAATTACTTTTGAAAAACATCCGAAGAAGACCACGCACAAAAAGGCCCCGCTGATACTTACCACCACGACAAAGAAAATAGACCTCATAAGAAAACTGGGCGTTGATATACTTGTGCTTGTTGATTTTAATAAGAAATTTGCCTCAATTCCGGCTAGGTCCTTTATTGAGAACATTCTGGTAAGAAAATTAAAAGTGAGAAAAGTAGTTGTTGGTCATGATTATGGCTTTGGCAAAGGCAAAGAAGGGAATGCAAAGCTTCTAAAAAATGAAGGCAAACGATTTGGTTTTAAAACACTGGTTACGGCCCCGGTGTTAATTAATAATAAAATAATATCAAGTACGAGAATTAGAAGTGCAGTCCGTTCCGGAGATATTTCCACTGCAAAAAAATATTTAGGGCGTGATTATTCGGTTATAGGAAAAGTAGAACAGGGAAAGAAGCTCGGAAGAACTTTTGGATTTCCGACTGCTAATTTAAATTGTTTTAATGAAGTTGTTCCCAAAGAAGGCGTTTATGCCGTGAGAATCCGGATGAACGGAAAGAATTACAAAGGTGCCTGTAGTATTACCAGCCCGACCTTTGACCGGCCGGATAAACCCGCAAAACCCGAAGTATTTATATTTAATTTCAAAAAGAACATCTATAATAAAGTAATGGAAGTGTACTTCATAAAAAAAATACGGGGAAGTAGAAAATTTAATAATATTCCTGCATTGGTAAAACAAATAAACAGAGATATCGCAGTAATAAAGAAATTAATTAAATAG